The proteins below come from a single Eubacterium limosum genomic window:
- a CDS encoding D-isomer specific 2-hydroxyacid dehydrogenase family protein yields the protein MFKKMVAIERLNLTPEAENRLSQYAEKVQFYYSIPEDNAAIIKRIGDADAVLLSYTSQIDSEVLNACPNIKYIGMCCSLYAPENANVDIAAAEEKGIVVKGVRDYGDEGVPEYVISELVRLLHGFGGTMWKSAPMELTDINIGVMGMGTSGTMVARALKFFGANVYYFSRTRKPELENKEGFIWLPKDKLLEKVDILCTCLNKNVILMNEREFEIFGNGKIFVNTSIGPSHDISALKEWLKNEQNYALSDTLGGLGSKEFSNYPNVFCPNKAAGSSALSKVRLSQKVIKNIEDYQKKADV from the coding sequence ATGTTCAAAAAAATGGTGGCAATTGAACGGTTGAATCTGACACCGGAAGCAGAAAACAGGCTGTCGCAGTATGCAGAAAAAGTACAGTTTTACTACAGTATTCCTGAGGACAATGCGGCGATTATCAAACGGATCGGCGATGCCGACGCGGTGCTTCTAAGCTATACCAGCCAGATTGACAGTGAGGTGCTGAATGCCTGCCCGAATATTAAGTATATTGGGATGTGCTGCAGCCTGTACGCACCGGAGAACGCCAATGTGGATATCGCTGCGGCAGAGGAAAAAGGAATTGTGGTTAAAGGGGTCCGTGATTATGGCGATGAAGGCGTGCCGGAATATGTAATCAGCGAGCTTGTCCGATTGCTGCACGGGTTTGGCGGCACTATGTGGAAGAGTGCGCCGATGGAACTCACGGATATTAATATTGGTGTGATGGGGATGGGAACAAGTGGTACGATGGTCGCCCGTGCTTTAAAATTCTTTGGTGCAAATGTCTACTACTTCAGCAGAACAAGAAAACCGGAATTAGAGAACAAGGAAGGTTTTATATGGCTTCCCAAAGACAAACTGCTTGAAAAAGTAGACATTTTATGTACCTGTTTAAATAAAAACGTGATCCTGATGAACGAGCGCGAATTTGAAATTTTTGGTAATGGGAAGATTTTTGTGAATACATCAATCGGGCCATCACACGACATAAGTGCACTGAAAGAATGGCTGAAGAATGAGCAGAACTACGCTTTGAGTGATACATTGGGAGGGCTTGGATCAAAAGAATTCTCAAACTATCCAAATGTTTTTTGCCCAAATAAGGCAGCAGGATCGTCTGCTTTGTCAAAAGTTAGATTGAGCCAGAAAGTAATTAAAAATATTGAGGACTATCAAAAAAAAGCGGATGTATAA